The following DNA comes from Tunturibacter psychrotolerans.
AGTTGTTTGCTCAGGGCGTTTGTCGATCCAATGGTTGCCGCTGCCTATGGGCGTCAGCTCCCGCGTTTGAACGCGACCCACATTGAATCGCATGCTCGCTTCTACAACTACCCTGCGCAGTCCAGTACTCGCACGCTGGCTAGCCGAGAGCAACTCGGGTTTAAAGCTATCTTCATCTCAAATGCCTTTGCGGCTTATCGGCGAGACGCGCTCATAGCCGTTGGTGGCTTTCCATGCGACGTCATCTTCGGAGAAGATACGATTACAGCCGCCAGACTGCTGCTGGCGGGATGGAAGATAGCTTATGTGGCGGATGCACAGGTCTACCACTCCCATAGTTATACTTGGATACAGGAGTTCAAACGCTACTTCGATATTGGAGTGTTGCACGCGAAGGAGAGTTGGATGTTGGACGAATTCGGAGGTGCGTCCGGCGAAGGCGGCCGTTATGTGCGATCGGAGTTCAAATATCTTTGGCCATCATCGAAACTGTTCATTCCCTCAGCACTCGGTCGGACCGCACTCAAGCTGTTGGGCTATAGGCTTGGCCGTTTGGAAAGGAAACTGAGT
Coding sequences within:
- a CDS encoding glycosyltransferase family 2 protein, which encodes MNFFVVVPTLNAAKDWPRLTTPLLACIPADRVLILDSSSVDGTATLATTAGFRLHVIPRSDFNHGGTRQLALKLLPDAEILVFLTQDIEVTGPDAMSCLLRAFVDPMVAAAYGRQLPRLNATHIESHARFYNYPAQSSTRTLASREQLGFKAIFISNAFAAYRRDALIAVGGFPCDVIFGEDTITAARLLLAGWKIAYVADAQVYHSHSYTWIQEFKRYFDIGVLHAKESWMLDEFGGASGEGGRYVRSEFKYLWPSSKLFIPSALGRTALKLLGYRLGRLERKLSLEWKRRLSMNSGFWK